From a region of the Solanum stenotomum isolate F172 chromosome 2, ASM1918654v1, whole genome shotgun sequence genome:
- the LOC125854737 gene encoding uncharacterized protein LOC125854737: MEAFTNEEFAIGCALSIKTTLGDEFEAQVIAYDKPSNILVLQEGVSASGPKRDIRLLKANYIKEFSFLGQNQDPLDTSKCYLDLSSLQAREDSALRQAEIDAERFGIGVTAEAQNIFDALSKTLPVRWDKTVIVVMNEVRVSSPYLPESVAGGTPAANERVRKVLELERKRLQSRNTGQ, translated from the exons ATGGAAGCTTTCACCAACGAAGAGTTCGCAATTGGATGCGCTTTATCCATCAAGACTACTTTAGGTGACGAGTTTGAAGCTCAAGTTATCGCCTATGACAAACCCTCCAACATCCTCGTTCTT CAAGAAGGGGTTTCTGCATCAGGGCCTAAGAGAGACATAAGGCTATTGAAAGCGAACTATATAAAAGAGTTCAGTTTTCTTGGTCAAAACCAAGACCCACTTGATACCAGTAAATGTTATCTTGATCTCAGTAGCCTTCAAGCCAGAGAAGATTCTGCTTTAAG ACAAGCAGAGATAGATGCTGAGAGATTCGGGATTGGGGTCACCGCTGAAGCTCAGAATATATTTGATGCTTTGTCTAAAAC GTTGCCTGTGCGCTGGGACAAAACTGTGATAGTTGTGATGAATGAGGTGCGTGTTAGCAGTCCATACCTTCCCGAATCTGTTGCTGGAGGCACTCCTGCTGCTAATGAAAGAGTGCGGAAAGTG CTTGAATTGGAGAGGAAGAGGTTGCAATCCCGTAATACTGGACAGTGA